From Cellvibrio zantedeschiae, the proteins below share one genomic window:
- a CDS encoding NAD(+) kinase, whose amino-acid sequence MASFSVIGLIGHLHNERATYSLKRLISFLQKRNVDFVLEQETAGLLVDDPMFHAAHKVVDVDEMGELCDLVIVVGGDGSLLRGARALAKHNVPLLGVNRGRLGFLTDIMPEDIEIKVDEVLSGKYTLEERFLLDMSIKHLGETVATGEALNEVVLHPGQFVHMLQYEIYVDGYFVTTQSSDGIIVSTPTGSTAYSLSGGGPLLHPKLDAIALVPMNPHTLSSRPMVVAGDSHIMIRVGEHSRAIPMISCDGHNHFEMTMGDEIHISKKPDLLKLLHPAEYNFYERCRTKLGWGGHLLDN is encoded by the coding sequence ATGGCTTCCTTCTCAGTAATTGGCCTTATTGGCCACCTTCATAATGAACGCGCTACTTATTCACTTAAGCGCCTGATTAGTTTTTTACAAAAGCGCAACGTGGATTTTGTGTTGGAGCAAGAAACTGCTGGCTTGCTGGTGGATGACCCTATGTTTCATGCTGCACACAAAGTTGTGGATGTCGATGAAATGGGCGAGCTTTGTGATTTGGTCATTGTTGTCGGTGGCGATGGCAGTTTGTTACGCGGAGCGCGCGCATTGGCGAAACATAATGTTCCTTTATTGGGAGTAAATCGTGGCCGCCTGGGTTTTTTAACCGACATCATGCCAGAAGATATTGAAATAAAAGTAGACGAAGTTTTATCGGGCAAGTACACGCTTGAAGAACGTTTTTTGTTGGACATGTCCATTAAACATTTAGGCGAAACTGTTGCAACAGGTGAGGCCCTAAATGAAGTTGTCTTACACCCTGGTCAATTTGTTCATATGTTGCAATATGAAATTTATGTTGACGGATATTTTGTAACGACTCAGTCATCAGACGGAATTATTGTTTCAACGCCGACGGGTTCAACAGCCTATTCTTTAAGTGGTGGTGGTCCACTCTTACATCCAAAATTAGATGCAATTGCATTGGTGCCTATGAATCCGCACACGCTCAGCAGCCGCCCAATGGTGGTTGCGGGTGATAGCCATATTATGATTCGCGTTGGCGAGCACAGCCGCGCAATTCCAATGATTTCATGCGATGGTCATAATCATTTTGAAATGACTATGGGTGATGAAATTCATATTTCCAAAAAACCGGATCTATTAAAACTTTTACATCCCGCTGAATACAATTTTTACGAACGCTGTCGCACCAAGTTAGGGTGGGGCGGTCATCTGCTCGATAACTAA
- a CDS encoding metallophosphoesterase, which translates to MAHLYAHESLPPVEGYDLIGDVHGCAITLERLLQKLGYKKVQGVYQHAKRRVIFLGDIVDRGPHIREALLLVHAMVQKGNAHIVLGNHEYNALTYCTKAKNPITNTIEYLRPHNFANTRLIAETLEQYAHYPEEWKEMLKWFRTIPLFMEFGGAQHNNCFRVVHACWDHQVIAQHKAVFGDGHFDENFLHQSIYTHTPESNVIQLLTRGVVFPLPEGVKVVTQDGHVRSTFRTKFWAEKAQTYGDLLFQPDPIPDEIAALPISKDHRANMVRYGLDEPPLFVGHYWLKGQPKPITNNIACLDYSAVKYGRLVAYRMDGEQQLQPKKFVWEYVDP; encoded by the coding sequence ATGGCTCATTTGTACGCTCATGAATCATTGCCGCCCGTTGAAGGTTACGATCTGATTGGTGATGTTCATGGCTGTGCAATTACTCTTGAACGATTGTTGCAAAAACTGGGTTACAAAAAAGTTCAGGGCGTTTATCAACATGCCAAACGTCGTGTTATTTTCTTAGGTGATATTGTTGATCGCGGCCCCCATATTCGCGAAGCCTTGTTGCTAGTGCATGCAATGGTGCAAAAGGGAAATGCACATATTGTGCTCGGCAATCACGAATACAATGCGCTTACCTATTGCACCAAAGCAAAAAATCCAATTACCAATACTATTGAATATTTGCGACCGCACAATTTTGCAAATACACGTTTAATCGCTGAAACGCTTGAGCAATACGCGCACTATCCAGAAGAGTGGAAAGAAATGCTCAAGTGGTTTCGGACAATTCCACTCTTTATGGAATTTGGTGGCGCGCAACACAATAATTGTTTTCGCGTTGTACACGCTTGCTGGGATCATCAGGTGATTGCGCAACACAAAGCTGTTTTTGGTGACGGACATTTCGATGAAAATTTTCTACACCAAAGTATTTATACTCACACTCCTGAATCCAATGTTATTCAATTGCTGACCCGCGGTGTGGTATTTCCGCTACCGGAGGGTGTTAAGGTTGTCACCCAGGATGGCCACGTGCGCAGCACCTTTCGCACCAAATTCTGGGCTGAAAAAGCGCAAACCTATGGCGATTTACTTTTTCAGCCCGATCCCATTCCGGATGAAATTGCTGCCTTACCTATCTCAAAAGATCACCGTGCAAATATGGTGCGCTATGGGCTGGATGAGCCGCCTTTGTTTGTAGGTCATTATTGGCTCAAAGGGCAGCCTAAACCCATTACAAATAATATCGCCTGTTTGGACTACAGTGCGGTAAAATACGGGCGTTTAGTTGCTTACAGAATGGATGGTGAGCAACAGCTCCAGCCTAAAAAATTTGTATGGGAATATGTTGATCCCTGA
- a CDS encoding HDOD domain-containing protein gives MPSYSDRSSQGNNFTSAQTSRREASDLYGQKEFYIYQSAIEKMQANDDQLPSLPIITLEIRKATSNPNVNLNHLSSLITKDPSLTAILMKHASSVFYRSIDKPKNLQDVINRLGLGAIENLTLSHSIKSLFVLRNHQLKTLYKQAWQRQTLKACMSYHLARTLHFPNPEDAIVASLLSEVGTLALLSALQDYDAPAAPTYKILCQHYSKHLGAILLAKWGVSPVFMDVLRKTGAWTQDTGRVLELVDIINLGLFHTIHYLQPQNDLMPLQEMAAFKKLNPQYAMLKHQRLSIIEENMGDILKLQKSFE, from the coding sequence ATGCCCTCATATTCGGATCGGTCAAGCCAGGGAAACAATTTTACTTCTGCCCAAACATCACGGCGGGAGGCTAGCGATCTCTATGGCCAAAAAGAATTCTATATCTACCAAAGCGCGATTGAAAAAATGCAGGCCAATGATGATCAATTGCCAAGCCTGCCCATCATCACATTGGAAATTCGTAAAGCGACCAGCAACCCCAACGTCAACCTTAACCATTTAAGTTCGCTGATTACCAAAGATCCTAGCCTCACTGCTATTTTAATGAAACATGCAAGCAGCGTTTTTTATCGCAGCATAGACAAACCGAAAAATTTGCAGGATGTGATTAACCGTTTGGGCTTGGGTGCAATTGAAAACCTGACACTCTCGCACAGCATTAAAAGTCTGTTCGTGTTGCGTAACCATCAATTAAAAACTCTCTATAAACAAGCTTGGCAAAGACAAACTTTAAAAGCCTGTATGAGCTATCACTTGGCCAGAACACTTCATTTTCCAAATCCAGAAGATGCAATAGTTGCAAGCTTGTTAAGTGAGGTCGGAACCTTGGCTTTGCTATCTGCATTGCAAGATTATGATGCGCCCGCAGCTCCAACTTATAAAATTCTTTGCCAGCACTACAGCAAACATTTGGGCGCGATATTATTAGCCAAGTGGGGAGTTTCACCGGTATTTATGGATGTTTTGCGTAAAACCGGAGCCTGGACCCAGGACACGGGTAGAGTGTTGGAGTTAGTGGACATTATTAATTTAGGGTTGTTTCACACCATCCATTATTTACAACCGCAAAATGATTTGATGCCGCTGCAAGAAATGGCAGCGTTTAAAAAATTAAATCCGCAATACGCAATGCTTAAACATCAACGGCTTTCGATTATTGAAGAAAACATGGGCGATATTTTAAAACTGCAAAAAAGTTTTGAATAA
- the pepN gene encoding aminopeptidase N: protein MSASQQLQAEQQPQAIYLKDYKVPDYLIAKTELHVDIYDGYTLVTSNLSLRENPAAQAASQLKLHGTDLELISLAIDGKELAANAYEFGEESLTIKNTPAQFLLTCVTKIFPEKNTSLEGLYKSRTMYCTQCEAEGFRKITYYLDRPDVMSEFTTTVVADKKFPVLLSNGNLVGQGDLDNNRHFATWHDPFKKPAYLFALVAGDLAHIEDSFTTCSQREVTLKIYVEPKDLDKCDHAMTSLKNSMRWDEEVYGREYDLDIFMIVAVDDFNMGAMENKGLNIFNTSCVLAKPETTTDVGFQRVEGVVAHEYFHNWSGNRVTCRDWFQLSLKEGFTVYRDSEFSADMGSHTVKRVEDVSLLRTLQFAEDAGPMAHPIRPESYIEISNFYTLTIYEKGAEIVRMLANLLGKENFRKGTDLYFDRHDGQAVTTEDFVAALADASGKDLTQFKRWYSQAGTPRLQVTDEYNEDTQEYSLHIKQSCPPTPECQQKLPFHIPVAMGLLGSAGDLPLYLKDAEPDFETGDNTHKVIELTQQEQTFVFTRVQEKPVPSLLRGFSAPVKLHYDYSREDLMLLMSRDSDGFNRWDASQQLALQVINDVITVYQRGENINAASIDSRLIEALRSVLQDESLDQAMVAYMLTLPSEAYISELADIVDVEAIHYSRALVRKTIAHELRSEFDRVYNGYDHQQAYAVTADAIAARSLKNVALEYLMLLDDEDIIRSCERQYLTANNMTDVMAALTQLVNAKAELAQSLSGNALAHFYEKWQAESLVVNQWLTVQATCRLPNTLARVKALEVHNAYDSKNPNKIRALVSAFCNNNAINFHDAEGEGYKFLADKIIVLNKQNPQIASRLLTPLTKWKKYAPARQLLMKTQLERIMAEPDLSKDVFEVVSKSLA from the coding sequence ATGTCAGCTTCCCAGCAATTACAAGCCGAACAGCAACCACAAGCTATTTATTTGAAAGACTACAAGGTACCTGATTATCTAATTGCAAAAACAGAATTGCATGTGGATATTTATGATGGCTATACCTTGGTCACATCCAATTTATCTTTGCGAGAAAATCCTGCTGCACAAGCAGCATCGCAATTAAAGTTACACGGTACAGATCTCGAACTTATTTCTTTAGCAATTGATGGTAAGGAGCTGGCTGCGAATGCCTATGAGTTTGGAGAAGAAAGCTTAACCATAAAAAATACTCCCGCACAATTTTTGCTAACCTGCGTGACCAAGATATTTCCGGAAAAAAATACATCGTTGGAAGGTTTATATAAATCGCGAACCATGTACTGCACCCAATGCGAAGCAGAAGGTTTCCGCAAGATTACCTATTATCTGGATCGCCCGGATGTAATGAGTGAATTTACCACCACAGTAGTGGCGGATAAGAAATTCCCTGTACTTTTATCTAATGGCAATTTGGTTGGCCAGGGTGATTTGGATAACAATCGTCACTTTGCGACCTGGCATGATCCCTTTAAAAAACCTGCATACTTATTTGCATTGGTGGCAGGTGATCTCGCACATATCGAAGATAGCTTTACAACCTGTTCGCAACGTGAAGTCACCTTGAAGATTTATGTAGAGCCAAAGGATTTGGATAAATGCGATCACGCTATGACATCGCTAAAAAATTCCATGCGCTGGGATGAAGAGGTCTATGGTCGTGAATATGATCTCGATATTTTTATGATCGTAGCCGTTGACGATTTCAATATGGGCGCAATGGAAAACAAAGGTTTAAATATTTTCAATACCTCTTGCGTATTGGCCAAACCAGAAACAACAACGGATGTTGGCTTCCAACGTGTTGAAGGCGTAGTTGCACACGAATATTTCCATAACTGGAGCGGCAACCGTGTAACTTGCCGCGATTGGTTCCAGCTAAGTTTAAAAGAAGGTTTTACGGTTTATCGCGATTCAGAATTTTCTGCCGATATGGGTTCTCATACGGTAAAACGTGTTGAAGATGTCAGTTTGTTGCGTACCTTGCAATTTGCAGAAGATGCTGGTCCCATGGCGCACCCAATTCGCCCAGAATCCTATATCGAAATTTCTAACTTCTATACCCTGACTATTTATGAAAAAGGGGCAGAGATTGTTCGTATGTTGGCGAATCTTTTAGGTAAAGAAAATTTTCGCAAAGGAACAGATTTATATTTTGATCGCCACGATGGTCAAGCCGTTACTACAGAAGATTTTGTGGCTGCCTTGGCAGATGCATCAGGTAAAGATTTAACCCAATTTAAGCGTTGGTATTCGCAAGCGGGCACACCGCGTTTACAAGTGACTGATGAATACAATGAAGATACGCAAGAGTATTCATTGCATATCAAACAATCTTGTCCGCCTACGCCAGAATGCCAACAAAAGCTTCCGTTCCATATTCCTGTTGCTATGGGTTTACTGGGTAGCGCCGGTGATTTACCGCTTTATTTAAAAGATGCAGAGCCAGATTTTGAAACAGGCGATAACACTCATAAAGTTATTGAGCTGACTCAGCAAGAACAAACCTTTGTGTTCACGCGCGTGCAGGAAAAGCCTGTTCCTTCGTTGTTGCGCGGTTTCTCTGCACCAGTGAAATTACATTACGATTATTCGCGTGAAGATTTAATGTTGTTGATGAGTCGTGATAGCGACGGCTTCAATCGTTGGGACGCAAGCCAGCAATTGGCACTGCAAGTTATCAATGATGTTATTACTGTTTACCAACGCGGTGAGAATATTAATGCTGCCAGTATAGATTCTCGCTTGATTGAAGCTTTACGTAGTGTTTTGCAAGATGAAAGCCTGGACCAGGCGATGGTTGCTTATATGTTGACCTTGCCGTCTGAGGCTTATATCAGCGAACTTGCCGATATCGTTGATGTGGAAGCTATTCATTACAGTCGTGCGCTTGTGCGAAAAACTATTGCACATGAATTGCGTAGTGAATTTGATCGTGTTTATAACGGCTATGATCATCAACAAGCCTACGCAGTAACTGCAGATGCTATTGCAGCGCGTAGCTTGAAAAACGTAGCTTTAGAATATTTGATGTTGTTAGATGATGAAGACATTATTCGTAGTTGCGAGCGGCAGTATTTAACTGCAAACAATATGACCGATGTGATGGCTGCCTTAACACAATTGGTGAATGCAAAAGCAGAACTGGCACAAAGCCTTTCAGGGAATGCTTTGGCTCATTTCTATGAAAAATGGCAGGCTGAATCGCTGGTGGTTAATCAATGGCTAACAGTACAAGCAACTTGTCGCCTTCCAAATACCTTGGCAAGAGTTAAAGCCTTGGAAGTCCATAACGCATACGATAGTAAGAACCCCAATAAGATTCGCGCATTGGTTTCCGCTTTCTGCAATAACAATGCAATTAATTTCCATGATGCAGAAGGCGAGGGTTACAAATTTCTTGCCGATAAAATTATTGTATTGAATAAACAAAATCCACAAATAGCATCGCGTTTGCTAACGCCACTGACAAAATGGAAAAAATATGCTCCAGCTCGTCAACTACTTATGAAAACACAGTTGGAGCGCATTATGGCCGAACCTGATTTGTCGAAGGATGTATTTGAGGTGGTGAGTAAGAGTTTGGCGTAA
- a CDS encoding YeaC family protein, giving the protein MDLHKLLNSITPEIYQNLKTAVELGKWADGNKLSSEQRQLCMQAVIAYEHKHLPPEEHTGYIPPEPHTYCGDEDGHEHDHAEQEKPIKWVE; this is encoded by the coding sequence ATGGATTTACATAAGTTATTAAATAGCATTACCCCCGAAATTTACCAAAATTTAAAAACAGCTGTTGAGCTAGGTAAATGGGCAGATGGAAATAAATTATCAAGCGAGCAGCGCCAGCTGTGTATGCAAGCTGTTATTGCCTATGAGCACAAACATTTACCGCCAGAAGAACATACCGGTTATATACCGCCAGAGCCTCACACATATTGTGGTGATGAGGATGGTCATGAACACGATCATGCTGAGCAAGAAAAGCCTATTAAGTGGGTTGAGTAA
- the cysK gene encoding cysteine synthase A, giving the protein MKANNILQTIGNTPHVRINNLFRKDIEVWMKVERFNPGSSIKDRIALAMIEDAEAKGLLKPGTVIVEPTSGNTGIGLALICAVKGYRLILTMPDSMSIERRKIMKAYGAELVLTPKELGMGGCIAKANEIAAEHSNSWIPQQFTNEANAEVHRNTTAQEILADFPEGVDYLVTGVGTGGHITGCSEVLKRQFPNLKTFAVEPAKSPVISGGEKGPHRIQGIGAGFIPQVLNRATLDGTILVSEEDSFEMARQSALKEGIFVGISSGAALAALAQKQDEIPAGSRVIVFSYDTGERYLSIEDLF; this is encoded by the coding sequence ATGAAGGCTAATAATATTTTACAAACCATTGGTAACACACCACACGTTCGTATTAATAATTTATTTCGCAAAGACATTGAAGTCTGGATGAAAGTTGAGCGCTTTAATCCCGGCAGCAGTATTAAAGACCGTATTGCATTAGCAATGATTGAGGATGCAGAAGCCAAGGGTTTACTTAAGCCAGGAACTGTTATTGTAGAACCAACATCTGGCAATACCGGAATTGGTTTGGCGCTTATTTGCGCCGTTAAAGGCTACCGTTTGATTTTGACCATGCCTGATTCCATGTCGATTGAGCGCCGCAAAATAATGAAAGCCTACGGTGCAGAATTGGTATTAACACCAAAAGAATTAGGTATGGGCGGCTGCATTGCTAAAGCGAATGAAATTGCAGCTGAACACTCAAACTCCTGGATTCCCCAGCAATTTACCAATGAGGCAAACGCAGAAGTTCATCGCAACACTACTGCACAAGAAATTTTGGCTGATTTTCCAGAAGGCGTGGATTATTTAGTGACTGGTGTAGGCACTGGCGGTCACATTACTGGTTGCAGCGAAGTTCTAAAACGCCAATTTCCAAACCTGAAAACCTTTGCAGTAGAACCAGCCAAATCACCCGTTATTAGCGGTGGTGAAAAAGGTCCGCATAGAATTCAAGGTATTGGTGCAGGTTTTATTCCGCAAGTACTCAACAGAGCTACATTGGATGGAACTATTTTAGTCAGCGAAGAAGATTCATTCGAAATGGCTCGTCAAAGCGCCCTAAAAGAAGGCATTTTTGTGGGGATTTCTTCCGGCGCAGCCTTGGCCGCACTTGCACAAAAGCAAGATGAAATTCCCGCTGGTAGCCGAGTCATCGTTTTCAGTTACGACACCGGTGAACGTTACCTATCAATTGAAGATTTATTTTAA
- a CDS encoding alpha-N-arabinofuranosidase: MVKLNLRLAVAGIGLVAASAFAADKVEITVDAQKPGPVINKNVYGQFAEHLGAGIYGGLWVGTDSKIPNTRGWRNDVVGALKSLKVPLVRWPGGCFADEYHWREGIGPRDQRPVKVNTNWGGVEESNAVGTHEFFDLAEMLGADTYINGNLGTGSPQEMAEWLEYMTGESKSTLAEMRRKNGRDKPFKVDYFTIGNEAWGCGGNMTPEHYTNLYKQTAAFLKTPKHNTPKLIASGGTTGHEEWTEYLSANVKPEWSLRMDAISFHFYTLPTNDWKVKGLATGFPEKEWISTFKQTLRMDGFVADAKKTLDKNDPEKKVGFYVDEWGTWYDVEPGTNSGFLYQQNSLRDALVAATNFNIFHKYADRVHMTNIAQMVNVLQAMILTKDDKMILTPTYYAFDLYKPFQDATSLPTNITHNTTYTLGDVSVPGVNASAARGKDGKVYVALVNTNPKEAVEVTVNVAGTKVSGAKGRVLTSQLMDAHNTFEKPDAIKPAPFSASAKDGKLSVKLPAKSVVVVAAE; encoded by the coding sequence ATGGTAAAACTCAATTTGCGCTTGGCAGTCGCAGGCATTGGTTTAGTTGCGGCAAGCGCGTTTGCTGCCGATAAAGTTGAAATAACAGTAGACGCACAAAAGCCGGGCCCTGTTATTAATAAAAACGTTTACGGTCAATTTGCGGAACACCTTGGCGCCGGCATTTATGGCGGCCTTTGGGTGGGCACCGACTCTAAAATCCCAAACACCAGAGGCTGGCGTAACGATGTTGTTGGTGCGCTCAAGAGTTTAAAAGTACCTCTGGTTCGTTGGCCTGGTGGCTGTTTTGCAGATGAATATCATTGGCGTGAAGGCATTGGCCCACGCGATCAACGCCCGGTTAAAGTAAATACCAACTGGGGTGGTGTAGAAGAAAGCAACGCTGTAGGTACTCACGAGTTTTTTGACCTGGCAGAAATGTTAGGTGCCGATACTTATATCAACGGCAACCTGGGTACAGGTTCACCACAAGAGATGGCCGAATGGTTGGAGTACATGACTGGCGAAAGCAAGTCTACTTTGGCTGAAATGCGCCGCAAAAACGGCCGCGATAAACCATTCAAAGTTGATTATTTCACCATTGGTAATGAGGCATGGGGTTGTGGTGGCAACATGACACCAGAACACTACACCAACCTCTACAAACAAACGGCTGCATTCCTGAAAACGCCTAAGCACAACACTCCAAAATTGATTGCAAGTGGTGGTACCACAGGCCATGAAGAGTGGACCGAATACTTGAGTGCGAACGTCAAGCCCGAATGGAGCTTGCGTATGGACGCAATCAGTTTCCACTTCTACACCTTGCCAACAAATGATTGGAAAGTGAAAGGTCTGGCAACAGGTTTCCCTGAGAAAGAGTGGATTTCTACCTTCAAGCAAACTTTGCGTATGGATGGATTTGTTGCCGATGCTAAAAAGACATTGGATAAAAACGATCCAGAGAAAAAAGTGGGCTTCTATGTTGATGAATGGGGCACTTGGTACGATGTAGAGCCAGGCACTAACTCTGGTTTCTTGTATCAACAAAACAGCTTGCGTGACGCGCTGGTTGCGGCAACCAACTTCAATATTTTCCATAAGTATGCAGACCGCGTACATATGACCAATATTGCGCAAATGGTTAACGTATTGCAGGCAATGATTTTAACCAAAGACGACAAAATGATTTTGACTCCAACTTACTATGCGTTTGATTTGTACAAACCATTCCAGGATGCAACCTCATTGCCAACGAACATTACCCACAACACTACCTACACCTTGGGTGACGTTAGTGTTCCTGGTGTGAATGCTTCTGCGGCGCGTGGTAAAGACGGTAAAGTCTATGTTGCTTTGGTAAATACCAATCCCAAAGAAGCGGTAGAAGTCACTGTGAATGTTGCGGGTACAAAAGTATCGGGTGCAAAAGGCCGTGTTCTAACATCGCAATTAATGGATGCCCATAACACCTTTGAAAAACCTGATGCGATTAAACCAGCTCCATTTAGCGCATCTGCTAAAGATGGCAAACTGAGTGTTAAGTTGCCTGCTAAATCTGTTGTGGTTGTTGCAGCAGAATAA
- a CDS encoding rhomboid family intramembrane serine protease, with product MNWIVVKKFSLETDLSHISGYLAQCKIAHRIYEEAGEQIIATDDPRMVGAIARLLQELERGTLILQCNELDDAETAHIDDKQSPTFRQQLKAVPVTVILILCSIVGYLLIVFDSQHLLVRYLSYQDAYQSNIPSFQEIFNAGQPWRLITPTFLHFSFMHIFFNVLGSWDLGGRLELLLGKINYLLFFIVSAILSNLAQFLWHPNIFFGGISGVVYAFIGFIMISHKIAPHRLTALHPGELAFALFWLILCVTGVLDSFIGGGVANAAHLGGLFVGCAYAWITVKPAPAKV from the coding sequence GTGAATTGGATTGTTGTTAAAAAGTTTTCGCTCGAAACAGATCTTTCGCATATTTCAGGCTATTTAGCTCAATGTAAGATAGCGCATCGTATTTATGAAGAAGCTGGTGAGCAAATTATCGCAACAGATGACCCCAGGATGGTAGGGGCAATTGCACGCCTTCTTCAAGAACTTGAGCGCGGTACTTTGATTCTTCAATGTAATGAATTAGATGACGCTGAAACCGCTCATATCGACGACAAACAATCACCAACTTTTCGTCAGCAACTCAAAGCAGTACCTGTTACAGTGATCTTGATTTTGTGTAGTATTGTTGGATACTTACTGATCGTTTTTGATTCGCAACACTTGCTAGTACGATATTTAAGTTATCAAGATGCGTATCAATCCAATATCCCATCTTTTCAAGAAATATTTAATGCGGGCCAACCTTGGCGACTAATTACGCCTACCTTTTTGCACTTTAGTTTTATGCACATTTTCTTTAATGTTTTAGGTAGTTGGGATTTAGGTGGTCGTCTTGAGTTATTACTCGGTAAAATCAATTACCTATTATTTTTTATCGTGAGTGCAATATTGTCTAATCTTGCACAATTTTTATGGCACCCTAACATTTTTTTTGGTGGTATTTCCGGCGTTGTCTATGCGTTTATTGGTTTTATTATGATAAGCCATAAAATTGCGCCCCATAGATTAACTGCTTTACACCCTGGTGAATTGGCGTTTGCGTTGTTTTGGTTAATTCTATGTGTGACCGGGGTGCTTGATTCTTTTATCGGCGGTGGAGTCGCTAATGCGGCGCATTTGGGAGGTCTATTCGTAGGTTGCGCCTACGCATGGATTACCGTTAAGCCTGCACCAGCTAAAGTCTAA